In Leptospira ellinghausenii, the following proteins share a genomic window:
- the mtnA gene encoding S-methyl-5-thioribose-1-phosphate isomerase yields the protein MPQPEFLPIQWKSTYLSLLDQRALPGKKEFLEIKSVEETIIAIRDMAVRGAPAIAITGIFGLTLGAKKKSGKVNSQEIESLIKQVFESRPTAVNLSFALQEAKKRVEGETLWESVQTVWESFALEMMVDDLNANQTLGKNGANLFPKNQEEFHIITHCNTGALATAGHGTALGVIRSLRDMGKKVVVYADETRPFLQGSRLTAFEMMEEGIECYIITDGMSGWLMNHRKIDAVLVGCDRVAANGDTANKIGTYNLAIVAHEHNVPFYVCATKDSFDLNLKTGEEIPIEMRKESEVTQFDFLKTHDGKYLFPEGKTSPVGARALNPSFDITKAKFIKNFITELGCFVPGEIPIRLKNV from the coding sequence ATGCCCCAACCGGAATTTTTACCCATCCAGTGGAAATCCACTTACCTCTCCTTACTTGACCAAAGGGCCTTGCCAGGAAAAAAAGAATTTTTAGAAATTAAGTCAGTTGAAGAGACAATTATAGCAATTCGTGATATGGCTGTTAGGGGAGCACCAGCCATTGCCATCACTGGTATTTTTGGACTTACACTTGGTGCCAAAAAAAAATCAGGAAAAGTAAATTCACAAGAAATTGAATCTCTCATAAAACAAGTGTTTGAGTCTAGACCAACTGCAGTGAATCTAAGTTTTGCTTTACAAGAAGCAAAAAAACGAGTGGAAGGGGAAACTCTTTGGGAATCCGTACAAACTGTTTGGGAATCGTTTGCACTAGAGATGATGGTGGATGATCTAAATGCCAACCAAACCTTAGGAAAAAACGGGGCAAATTTATTTCCCAAAAACCAGGAAGAGTTTCATATCATCACACATTGTAATACAGGTGCGCTTGCCACGGCTGGTCATGGAACAGCACTTGGGGTGATCCGAAGCCTACGTGACATGGGAAAAAAGGTAGTTGTTTATGCAGATGAAACTAGGCCATTTTTACAAGGTTCAAGGCTTACTGCTTTTGAGATGATGGAAGAGGGGATCGAATGTTATATCATCACAGATGGAATGTCTGGATGGCTCATGAACCACAGGAAAATTGATGCGGTCCTTGTTGGTTGTGACCGTGTTGCGGCCAATGGGGACACTGCGAATAAAATTGGGACATACAATTTAGCGATTGTTGCCCACGAACATAATGTTCCGTTTTATGTTTGTGCTACAAAGGACAGTTTTGATCTCAATTTAAAAACGGGAGAGGAAATCCCCATTGAAATGCGAAAAGAATCAGAAGTGACCCAGTTTGATTTTTTGAAAACACATGATGGAAAGTATTTATTTCCGGAAGGGAAAACCTCACCCGTTGGTGCAAGAGCTCTCAACCCTTCTTTTGACATCACAAAGGCCAAATTTATCAAAAACTTTATTACAGAATTAGGATGTTTTGTACCTGGAGAGATTCCCATTCGTCTAAAGAATGTATGA